ATCGCAAGCTCCAACTTTTCCGGTACACGAATCAGTTCGGCCACCGCACCATGGACCCCGTGGAGCACGGATTTGCGGGAAGCCTTCAGTACTTCCTTAACCCCCAGCATAAATCCGTCAAAATCGTCCTGAAGCTCTTTCATGGTATCGCGGCGGGAAATCTGCGCCTCCCGCTTCTGCTCCCATTTCCGAAGCGCTCCCTGCGTCTCTTCCTGCAATTTCTGCAGGGATTGATATCGCTCACTCTCGCTGATATAACCGCTGCGGAGTTCTGCAATCTCTTTACCGAAGCGTTCAATACTTCGATCGATGCTATCTTTGCGGCGGAGCAGATCCTCTTTCAGGGCTTCCCATTTACCCGACTCCTCTTGCGCCCGATTCATCCGCCGATCCAGCGCTTCCTGCTGCTGGTCGGCGTAACGGATTTCATTCCGGGCTTGAGCCATTTGGTTCATAAGCTCCAGTAAATTCCCCTTCAAGCTCTCTTCCTGCTGTTGGCTGATTCCGCCGGTTACGCCCACCAGCTTCGCTTCTTCCGCTGACAGCTGGTCCCGCACTTGGGTTAATTCCTGCTGTAGCTCCTGCAGCTTGCTCTTCATGCTCGCAAGCTCGCCTACGCGCGCTCCTAGACGTTGATCGCCTGACTGCAAACTTTCTTCCAGCTGCTCGCGCGTACGTTCCAGGTTGCGGCGGCGTTCCTTGAGCACCTCGCCATAGCCTTCGCTCTTCTCGAACAGCTCACTGAATTGAAGCAGCTGGCTCTGCAGATCCTCAACTTCCTGCTCCAGCTGGCGCAGCGCTGATCTGTCACTTTCCAGCTTGGCATCGTGCGCGGATACAACGGTGGACAGCGCGAGCTGTTCTTCCTTCAGCTGTTCAAGCTTGGCATTGGCCTCGCTCCATGAGGTATGTATCTGTTCGATCTGATACACATACAGCGAGATTTCCTTGTGCTTCAGCTTCTCCCGAAGCTCCTTGTAGCGAATGGCCTTCTCGGACTGCTCTTTGAGTGGTCCGATCTGATCCTCAAGCTCCGTGACCAAGTCGTGGATGCGAAGCAGATTTTGCTCTGTTTCATCCAGCTTGCGTACAGACTCTTTTTTACGGGATTTATATTTAACGATCCCGGATGCTTCCTCAAAAATCCCCCGGCGATCTTCTGAACGTGTACTCAATATTTCCTCGATCCGGCCTTGTCCAATGATGGAATAGGCTTCTTTACCAATTCCGGTGTCCATGAACAGCTCCGTAATATCCTTGAGTCGGCATGATTGCCTATTAATGAAATACTCGCTGTCCCCGCTGCGGTGCACCCTCCTAGTTACGGTTACCTCATTAAAATCCAGCGGTAGTACATGATCCTCATTATCCAGAGTAAGGGAGACCTCTCCATAATTAACCGCTTTACGCGCATCGCTTCCGGCAAAGATAATGTCCTCCATCTTGCCGCCGCGAAGCGATTTGGCGCTCTGCTCGCCAAGCACCCAGCGGATCCCATCGGAAATGTTGCTCTTTCCGCTGCCATTCGGACCTACAACGGCTGTAATTCCCCGGACAAATTCCATCTCCGTCTTGTCGGCAAACGATTTAAATCCTGCTAACTCGATCCGTTTCAAAAACATATTCGAACTATCACCTCTCCTGCTATTGTAACATAAGTAGAATCGGCTTCACCGCCGTCTTTGGACGAGGTCCATCAACGTTATAAGCAGCTGTCCCTTGATCAAAAGACAGACAACGAAAAGAGCAAAAAACAGTCATCCTATCCGGGTCCGGTTATCCGCTTGACTGCTCTTTGCTCTTTGTTTGTCATCACATCAGCGAAGCTTTAGGCATCCGCACGTTTCAGCTGCTTTAAGGCTACTGCCGCTGCCTGCTGCTCGGCTTCTTTCTTGGATCTGCCGCTTCCGCGTCCAAGACATTCGCTTCCCATGTATACCTCCGAGACAAACTCCCGCTCATGTGCCGGTCCTCGCTCTTCTACGATACGATATTCCAGTGCGCCCATGCCGTGATGCTGGGTCAGTTCCTGAAGCTCAGTCTTATAATCGCTCATCTGCGGACGACCGTTGACGGTCACCGTGGGAAAGACATGGTCGCTTAAAAACCGGCGAACCGCTTCCAATCCCTGATCCAGATAAAGCGCCCCCACAAATGACTCAAATACGTCTGCCAGAAGAGCCGGGCGGGTTCGACCGCCCGTCATTTCCTCTCCTTTGCCTAGCAGAACGTAACGACCAAAGTCCAGACCTACAGCGAATTGCACCAGGGAGGGCTCACATACGATAGCGGCCCGCAGCTTGGTTAACTCGCCTTCCGGACGGTCCGGAAAAAGGTTGTATAAGAATTCGCTCACCGTCAGCTCCAGAACAGCATCCCCTAGAAATTCAAGACGCTCGTTGTCCTGGCTCTGACTGAAGCGATGTTCGTTTACATAAGATGCGTGGGTAAAGGCCTGCTTCAGCAGCATTGCATTGCGAAACTGGATTTGAAGTTTATGCTGTAACTGCTTCAGATCTCCACTCAACACACTGTCCCCTTACTCGGCGTATTTTTTCAGGATAATCGTGGCATTATGCCCGCCAAATCCGAACGAATTGGACATGACGATATCCAAATCGGCTTTACGCGGGTGATTCGGTACGTAGTCAAGATCGCACTCCGGATCTTGATCCTCCAGGTTAATCGTTGGTGCAATGGTTTGGTTCTTCAAGCTCAGTCCGCAGATAACCGCTTCAACGCCGCCGGCAGCGCCTAGCAAATGCCCCGTCATCGACTTGGTTGAACTAACGGCTACTTTATAGGCATGGTCACCGAGAGCCATCTTAACGGCCTTGGTTTCCGAGCGGTCTCCCACCGGCGTTGAAGTCCCGTGAGCATTAATATAATCCACATCCTCCGGCGCAATGCCTGCGTCACGGATCGCCATCTTCATGCAGCGAGCTGCTCCATCCGGATCCGGCTCGGTAATATGATGGGCATCGGCACTAAGGCCATAGCCAACCACCTCGGCATAAATTTTGGCACCGCGTTTCAACGCATGCTCCAGGGATTCGATCACAAGCACGCCCGCGCCTTCACCCATAACAAAACCGTCGCGGCCGGTATCGAATGGCCGGCTGGCTTTTTCCGGCTCGTCATTGCGGGTTGACATTGCACGCATAGCGCAGAAACCAGCCATCCCTGTTGGACGAATGGTTGCCTCCGCCCCGCCGCAGATCATGACATCGGCATCACCGCGCTGTATCAGACGGTATGAATCGCCGATCGAATGCGTTCCGGTAGCACAAGCCGTAACCTGTGTAGTGTTCGGACCCTTGGCTCCCAGATTGATCGACATCTGGCCTGAGGCCATGTTAGCGATCATCATTGGAATAAAGAAGGGACTTACACGTTTCGGGCCTTTTTCGAGCAAGATATTATGCTGATCTTCCCAAGTTCCCAAACCGCCGATACCCGATCCGATCGAAACGCCAACCCGTTCTGCATCGGCATTCACGCCAATTTCAAGGCCACTGTCCTCCAGCGCCTTCGCACCGGCTGCAACCGCAAGCTGTACAAAACGGTCCATCTTGCGGGCTTCTTTGCGATCCATGTAATCCTCCGGATTAAAATCCTTCATGGATGCTGCAATCTGTGTTGTGTAATCACTCACATCAAATGCTTCGATGCGGGATACGCCGGACTTGCCTTCCATCAAACTGTTCCAGAATGTATCCAGGTCTTGACCAATCGAGGTCATGACGCCCATTCCTGTTACAACGACTCTATGTTTCAAACAGTTTCACCTCTATATGGACTGCCCGTCCATCTATGAAGCCGCACATGCAGACTCATGATAACGAAGGCAGTAATAATCTATCACTTGTTTTGCTAAAAAAGCTTCGATTGAATGTGGAGAAGTCCCGTCTTGCTAAAGAACGGGACTTAACTGTAATGACTTAGGTATGAGATTGTATGTAGTTTACAACTTCACCTACGGTCGTAATTTTCTCCGCATCTTCATCAGAGATCTCCATATCAAACTCATCTTCCAACTCCATCACCAATTCAACTACATCGAGAGAATCAGCTCCAAGGTCGTCTTTGAAAGATGCTTCTAATGTTACGTCGGCTTCGTCAACACCCAGGCGGTCGATAACGATGCGTTTCACGCGTTCCAATACATCGGACATCCGGCTCACCTCCTCTTGGTAATTATACGAGATATGACTTCAAATTGCCATAGAAGGCATTTGAAAACGATTTAATGCCCAGCGGCCAGCGCCGGAACATTGGCGGCGCCTACATATACATGCCGCCATCCACATGCAGCACTTGTCCAGTCATATAGGATGCACTGGAAGATGCTAGAAAAGCAACCACGCCGGCAATCTCCTCCGGCTGCCCCAGACGGGCGAGCGGAATTCCGCCAAGCAGGCCTTCCCGCATGTCCTCAGGAAGTTCCCGGGTCATATCGGTATCGATAAAACCAGGTGCCACGGCGTTCACCGTAATTCCACGGGAAGCGAGCTCCCGAGCGGCTGATTTGGTCAGACCGATGACTCCGGCTTTGGCCGCAACATAGTTGGCCTGCCCCGGATTGCCAAGCGCTCCGACAACGGAGGATATATTGATAATGCGCCCATAACGTTGTTTCATCATAGGACGCGTCACCGCCTTAAGGCAATTGAATACCCCTTTCAGATTCGTTTCGATTACCTGATCGAACTCCTCTTCCTTCATCCGCATGATTAGATTGTCTCTAGTGATCCCTGCATTATTCACCAGGATATCAATTCGACCAAAAGTCTCCAACACCTGCTTTACCATGGCATCGGCTTCTTCGGTCCGTCCAACGTTGGATTTAACCGCGATGGCCGATACGCCTTTTGCGCGAATCGCTTCCACAACCTCGGCTGCAGCTGCTTCGCTGCCTGCATAATTGACAGCAACGTTAGCGCCCAGATCGGCTAGTCCGAGAGCAATGCTCCGGCCAATGCCGCGGGAAGCACCCGTAACAAGCGCAGTCTGTCCTTTTAGAGCTTCACTCATACCTATTCCTCCTTTCCGAAAGTGATCTGGTTTTTATCCATCGTTATTTATACGACCGTCTCCAAACTGCTGACGCTGTCCAGACTATTTACATTAATGACTTTGACGGATTTGTCAATCTTCTTGATCAAACCGCTGAGAACACTGCCGGGACCAATCTCGACGAAGGTGTCCACTCCTTGAGCGATCATCCATTCCACGCTGTCATGCCATAGCACGGGGGAGTAAACCTGCTCCACCAGCAGACCGCGGATGGCAGCGGCATCTTCCACCGGACGCGCCGTCACATTGGCAACTACCGGAACGGATGGGGTATTAAACGCAGCCTGCTCCAGTTTATCAGCCAGTCGGTTAGCCGCCTCCTTCATCAAGGTCGAATGGAAGGGTCCGCTTACCTCCAGAGGGATAGCCCGCTTGCCGCCTGCTTCCTTGACTCTTTCTGCGGCAGCTGCGACGCCCTGTGCGGAACCCGAGATGACGATTTGTCCCGGACAGTTCATGTTCGCAAGTTCTACAACATGTCCCTCTGCCGTAATGCTCTTGCACAGCTCGGACAAAGCCTCACGGTCTGCGCCAAGCACGGCTGCCATGGCGCCTTGACCTCCGGGTACGGCTGCCTCCATGTATTCTCCGCGGGCTCTAACGATCGATACCGCTTCTTCGAAAGAGAGCACGCCTGCACATACAAGTGCGCTGTATTCGCCAAGGGAATGTCCCGCAACGTAATCCGGTTCGACCCCCTTGCCGCGAATGGCTTCCAGATAAGCCATGCTGGTTGCGAGGAGAGCTGGCTGCGTATTTACCGTTTGTTTCAAATCTTCATCAGGACCATTAAAAATAATGGAGCTGAGCGGAAATCCAAGCTGTTCATCCGCGGTAAGAAACAAATCCCTTGCGGCAGGAACCGCATCATAGGCATCCTTTCCCATTCCGACGGACTGAGCGCCCTGACCTGGAAATATAAATGCTGTTTTACCCAAAATCGTTAGCTCCCTTCTTTTATTTCACTAGGTCTAAATCCTATTCTGTTACCAGATGAGTACGGAGGAACCCCATGTTAATCCTCCGCCAAAACCAACCATCAACACCTTGTCTCCTTCTTTCAGGCGACCGGATTCCTGTGCTTCGACAAGAGCCAGCGGCACGGAAGCGGCTGAGGTATTGGCGTATTTATCAACATTGATTACGACCTTCTCTTCCGGAAGCTCCAAGCGCTCCATGGCAGACTTAATGATCCGGATGTTGGCTTGATGAGGAATGAATAAGTCGATATCCTTTTTGTCGATGCCTGCTTTGGACAATACGGCTTCCGTGGCAGATCCCATCACCCGTACCGCAAATTTGAACACTTCGCGGCCGTTCATATAAATAAAGTGTTTATTCGTATTAATCGTTTCGGCGGAAGCCGGCAATCTCGAACCGCCTGCCTCAATGTACAGATGTGCTCCGCCCGCACCTTCAGCACCCAGATCAAAGGCCTGGAACCCGCGGCCTTCCGGCACTTCACCGACAATCGCCGCGCCGGCACCGTCGCCGAACAGGACGCAGGTATTGCGGTCGGTG
This Paenibacillus sp. JZ16 DNA region includes the following protein-coding sequences:
- a CDS encoding beta-ketoacyl-ACP synthase III, with the protein product MNNLRPVGIIGTGKYVPEKILSNHDLEKMVDTSDEWIVSMTGIRERHIAAPNEATSDLAYHAAVNALKSAGMNAEDLELIIVATITPDMFFPSTACLLQDRLGAKKAAAFDLSAACSGFVYGLATATNFVKTGMYNNALVIGVDCLSRITDYTDRNTCVLFGDGAGAAIVGEVPEGRGFQAFDLGAEGAGGAHLYIEAGGSRLPASAETINTNKHFIYMNGREVFKFAVRVMGSATEAVLSKAGIDKKDIDLFIPHQANIRIIKSAMERLELPEEKVVINVDKYANTSAASVPLALVEAQESGRLKEGDKVLMVGFGGGLTWGSSVLIW
- the fabD gene encoding ACP S-malonyltransferase, which produces MGKTAFIFPGQGAQSVGMGKDAYDAVPAARDLFLTADEQLGFPLSSIIFNGPDEDLKQTVNTQPALLATSMAYLEAIRGKGVEPDYVAGHSLGEYSALVCAGVLSFEEAVSIVRARGEYMEAAVPGGQGAMAAVLGADREALSELCKSITAEGHVVELANMNCPGQIVISGSAQGVAAAAERVKEAGGKRAIPLEVSGPFHSTLMKEAANRLADKLEQAAFNTPSVPVVANVTARPVEDAAAIRGLLVEQVYSPVLWHDSVEWMIAQGVDTFVEIGPGSVLSGLIKKIDKSVKVINVNSLDSVSSLETVV
- the acpP gene encoding acyl carrier protein, which produces MSDVLERVKRIVIDRLGVDEADVTLEASFKDDLGADSLDVVELVMELEDEFDMEISDEDAEKITTVGEVVNYIQSHT
- the rnc gene encoding ribonuclease III; the encoded protein is MSGDLKQLQHKLQIQFRNAMLLKQAFTHASYVNEHRFSQSQDNERLEFLGDAVLELTVSEFLYNLFPDRPEGELTKLRAAIVCEPSLVQFAVGLDFGRYVLLGKGEEMTGGRTRPALLADVFESFVGALYLDQGLEAVRRFLSDHVFPTVTVNGRPQMSDYKTELQELTQHHGMGALEYRIVEERGPAHEREFVSEVYMGSECLGRGSGRSKKEAEQQAAAVALKQLKRADA
- the fabG gene encoding 3-oxoacyl-[acyl-carrier-protein] reductase produces the protein MSEALKGQTALVTGASRGIGRSIALGLADLGANVAVNYAGSEAAAAEVVEAIRAKGVSAIAVKSNVGRTEEADAMVKQVLETFGRIDILVNNAGITRDNLIMRMKEEEFDQVIETNLKGVFNCLKAVTRPMMKQRYGRIINISSVVGALGNPGQANYVAAKAGVIGLTKSAARELASRGITVNAVAPGFIDTDMTRELPEDMREGLLGGIPLARLGQPEEIAGVVAFLASSSASYMTGQVLHVDGGMYM
- the fabF gene encoding beta-ketoacyl-ACP synthase II — encoded protein: MKHRVVVTGMGVMTSIGQDLDTFWNSLMEGKSGVSRIEAFDVSDYTTQIAASMKDFNPEDYMDRKEARKMDRFVQLAVAAGAKALEDSGLEIGVNADAERVGVSIGSGIGGLGTWEDQHNILLEKGPKRVSPFFIPMMIANMASGQMSINLGAKGPNTTQVTACATGTHSIGDSYRLIQRGDADVMICGGAEATIRPTGMAGFCAMRAMSTRNDEPEKASRPFDTGRDGFVMGEGAGVLVIESLEHALKRGAKIYAEVVGYGLSADAHHITEPDPDGAARCMKMAIRDAGIAPEDVDYINAHGTSTPVGDRSETKAVKMALGDHAYKVAVSSTKSMTGHLLGAAGGVEAVICGLSLKNQTIAPTINLEDQDPECDLDYVPNHPRKADLDIVMSNSFGFGGHNATIILKKYAE